Proteins encoded by one window of Halobacteriovorax sp. GB3:
- a CDS encoding metal ABC transporter permease produces the protein MIEYLQSLNDFIQFDFLQRALIGTLLLSLCSGILSPFIVAKKYAFIGSAVSHSTLLGLSLTIGVLGLSTPYVIFLTLLAITLMLNLFLAYSTYKDRIPADSLIGIFFTATMGLGIIIHGLVGKNSSELVSYLFGNILLIDNGDLLISSLLLIIVSLSIFPLFKKWIYTTFDPEGAQVSGISTKAFHYGFFLLITLVIVSAVKLSGTVLINTLLIMPGVFALKMGRNIKSVFVYSILFCLFTSTFGLSIANFFDQPSGATMTVIQFAVLGVFYLYRKVSKA, from the coding sequence ATGATAGAATATCTTCAATCACTCAATGACTTCATTCAATTTGATTTCTTGCAAAGGGCATTGATTGGAACGCTTCTACTTTCACTTTGTTCAGGAATACTTTCTCCTTTTATTGTCGCAAAAAAATATGCCTTTATTGGATCGGCCGTAAGCCATTCAACTCTCCTAGGCCTCTCCTTAACCATCGGAGTTTTAGGGCTGAGCACCCCTTATGTGATCTTCCTAACTCTCTTGGCAATCACCCTCATGCTCAATCTCTTTTTGGCCTACTCAACATATAAAGATAGAATTCCAGCAGACTCTCTTATTGGAATTTTTTTCACTGCAACCATGGGACTTGGAATCATCATTCATGGACTTGTTGGAAAAAACTCTTCTGAACTTGTGAGTTACCTTTTTGGAAATATTCTACTTATCGATAATGGCGACCTTTTAATTTCAAGCTTACTCCTCATCATTGTTTCTTTAAGTATCTTTCCTCTCTTTAAAAAGTGGATCTATACGACGTTTGACCCAGAAGGAGCACAGGTTTCAGGAATCTCTACAAAGGCCTTTCACTATGGCTTTTTTCTTCTCATTACTCTTGTTATAGTAAGTGCCGTTAAACTATCAGGAACAGTTCTTATTAACACCCTGCTTATTATGCCAGGGGTCTTTGCTTTGAAAATGGGAAGAAATATAAAGAGTGTCTTTGTTTACTCTATTCTATTTTGTCTTTTCACTTCAACTTTTGGACTAAGCATAGCAAATTTTTTCGATCAACCCTCAGGTGCAACAATGACAGTGATTCAGTTTGCTGTTCTTGGAGTTTTCTATCTCTACAGAAAAGTGTCTAAAGCATAA
- a CDS encoding endonuclease/exonuclease/phosphatase family protein, with product MKELKTCTFNLENFFLVQTEHVENPLAYKSLDKIKWIANVIEEIDADIYLLTEVGTEDSLHYFNDKYLDSKYHVSVIRGNTNRGIEIGFLINKRLPFHYSHFTYKNHSLGFKYENTEEDGPFEKMSRDIAELHIKDPKTEEVLFICLLVHLKSKLDKDGIDPEGNYRREAEANLLAKAYKKLEEQFPKVPKLIAGDFNNTLSDSTNWELQALRDLEMKDILELLDLPDHMKATHVHFPHQEPAKFYQLDYILLHPLLWNRINPEQSGVYRYKDQHGNRMGLPTEHYHRYGLPSDHYPVVATFSWKL from the coding sequence TTGAAAGAACTTAAAACTTGTACATTTAATCTTGAAAACTTCTTTCTTGTGCAAACGGAACACGTAGAGAATCCACTGGCCTACAAATCCTTAGACAAAATCAAGTGGATTGCCAATGTTATCGAAGAGATCGATGCAGACATTTATCTACTAACAGAAGTTGGCACCGAAGACTCTCTTCACTATTTTAATGATAAGTACTTAGACTCAAAATACCATGTCTCTGTCATTCGCGGTAACACAAACCGTGGCATCGAGATTGGCTTTCTCATTAATAAACGACTCCCCTTTCATTATTCTCATTTTACTTACAAGAATCACTCTCTTGGCTTTAAATACGAAAATACTGAAGAAGACGGGCCATTTGAAAAAATGAGTCGTGACATTGCTGAACTTCACATAAAGGACCCCAAAACGGAAGAGGTTCTTTTTATATGTTTACTCGTTCATCTCAAATCAAAACTCGATAAAGATGGAATTGATCCCGAGGGAAATTATAGAAGAGAGGCGGAGGCCAATCTTTTGGCCAAGGCCTATAAAAAATTAGAAGAGCAATTTCCAAAAGTTCCTAAGCTCATTGCAGGTGATTTTAATAATACACTTTCTGACTCAACTAATTGGGAGCTCCAGGCCTTAAGAGATCTTGAAATGAAAGACATTTTAGAACTTCTCGATCTTCCTGATCATATGAAGGCCACGCATGTCCACTTTCCCCATCAGGAGCCTGCTAAATTTTACCAATTAGACTACATTCTCCTTCATCCTCTGCTTTGGAATAGGATCAACCCAGAACAGTCGGGAGTCTATCGCTACAAAGATCAACATGGAAATCGGATGGGTCTACCAACAGAGCACTACCATCGCTATGGACTGCCATCAGACCACTATCCAGTTGTCGCAACATTTTCTTGGAAGTTGTAA
- a CDS encoding outer membrane protein assembly factor BamB family protein: MLKFIGPLALLIMAGCSKLPAKYTPSAVKDDLGAFHVSWTKNLDPVYETGNLPISLNSPLIHGELLYLGDASGTMSAYNLSNGRIVWKTKDNGAYFSRPVVFNDNLVYGNVQGRLYSRNLMTGKLDYEVDLGASVETRPFIHKGRLFAQTRDHKIFSLDAKTGKVLWAYKRSVPFLTTLQRASRPVVIDNKLFVGFADGSIVAFGPEDGVVLWEKRIATGTKFVDVDTDPVLFNGHLIVGSITGDLVVLSPEYGQVLRRLPYSISREVYVDGKNLVVLTSNGEVVLLDEFYNEKKKLSVSKEALSSLVKWKGGYAISSVGKKLYYVKSDLLKVEQTYSLGSEYSAIFGELVQADERLAAFSSRNRLYVFK; encoded by the coding sequence ATGTTAAAATTCATTGGGCCTTTGGCCCTTTTAATCATGGCCGGTTGTTCAAAACTTCCAGCTAAGTATACTCCAAGTGCTGTTAAAGATGATCTTGGTGCTTTTCATGTTTCTTGGACTAAAAATTTAGATCCAGTTTATGAAACAGGTAATTTACCAATCTCACTTAATTCTCCTCTCATACATGGAGAGTTGCTTTATCTTGGTGATGCTTCCGGTACGATGAGTGCTTACAATTTATCTAATGGACGTATTGTTTGGAAGACAAAAGATAATGGTGCCTACTTTTCTAGACCAGTTGTTTTCAATGACAATCTTGTATACGGAAATGTTCAAGGAAGACTTTACTCGAGAAATCTCATGACAGGTAAACTCGATTATGAAGTTGATCTCGGGGCCAGTGTGGAAACTAGACCATTTATTCATAAAGGACGCCTCTTTGCACAGACGAGAGATCACAAGATCTTCTCTTTAGATGCAAAGACGGGAAAAGTTCTTTGGGCCTATAAGCGTTCAGTTCCTTTTTTGACAACACTACAAAGAGCATCGAGACCTGTTGTAATCGATAATAAGTTGTTTGTAGGCTTTGCTGATGGATCAATCGTTGCCTTTGGTCCTGAGGATGGTGTTGTTCTTTGGGAGAAGAGAATTGCGACGGGAACTAAGTTCGTCGACGTTGACACCGATCCGGTTCTCTTTAATGGACATTTGATTGTTGGATCTATTACTGGGGATCTTGTTGTTCTTTCTCCTGAATATGGACAAGTGCTTAGACGCCTTCCTTATAGCATCTCAAGAGAAGTTTACGTGGATGGAAAAAATCTAGTTGTTTTAACTTCTAATGGGGAAGTTGTTCTTTTAGATGAATTTTATAACGAAAAGAAAAAACTTTCTGTTAGCAAGGAAGCTTTAAGTTCTCTTGTAAAATGGAAAGGTGGATATGCTATCTCTTCTGTAGGGAAGAAACTTTATTACGTAAAGAGTGATTTATTAAAGGTTGAACAAACTTATTCTCTTGGAAGTGAGTACTCGGCCATTTTTGGTGAACTCGTCCAAGCGGATGAAAGGCTTGCCGCCTTCTCATCACGCAATAGACTCTACGTCTTTAAGTAA
- a CDS encoding tetratricopeptide repeat protein → MNATTGTTGGTLEGELQQTELGSFVSKNKGFVVGLIVLAIVAIFGYGIFSIQKNKSDEVKADKVAAFTTTFAKNYTDKKIDAAQLSKAYQELVSEVGSFVGLTPVTISLSDQLVKNNEKEMALSFLEKLNDVSSSTARFFIDTRLAALYEDMGKVDMAIASLEKVNQGGLKLLEEKIYLDLGRLYMAKGDKEKARASFDYIKKNLAQDEYKKLADIYLSKLK, encoded by the coding sequence GTGAATGCAACAACGGGAACAACTGGTGGAACTCTTGAAGGTGAACTTCAACAAACTGAATTAGGAAGCTTTGTCTCTAAGAACAAAGGATTTGTTGTAGGTTTAATCGTTTTGGCCATCGTTGCCATCTTTGGATATGGGATTTTCTCTATTCAAAAAAATAAGTCTGATGAAGTTAAGGCCGACAAGGTTGCTGCTTTTACAACAACATTTGCAAAAAATTATACAGATAAAAAAATTGATGCCGCTCAATTATCAAAGGCCTATCAAGAACTCGTTAGTGAAGTGGGATCATTCGTTGGACTTACTCCTGTAACGATTTCTCTTTCAGATCAACTTGTTAAAAATAATGAAAAAGAAATGGCGCTTTCTTTCCTTGAAAAACTTAATGATGTATCAAGTTCAACGGCAAGATTCTTTATCGATACTCGTCTTGCGGCCCTTTACGAAGATATGGGGAAAGTTGATATGGCCATCGCTTCTCTTGAAAAAGTTAATCAAGGTGGACTGAAGCTTCTTGAAGAAAAGATCTACCTAGACCTTGGTCGTCTTTATATGGCCAAAGGTGATAAAGAAAAAGCTCGTGCAAGCTTTGATTATATTAAAAAGAACCTTGCTCAGGATGAGTACAAAAAGCTAGCTGATATTTATCTGTCGAAGCTTAAGTAA
- a CDS encoding response regulator yields MKILVVDDDRSILEYYKHKLRNVGIVDVISASNGREALDVLEKNQDIFLVLSDICMPVMSGLEFCKEVKKKREDLIFFLLSSKLSLSPREVLDIGADYFFVKHSSIEDELFKIVVKYFLRAHEHSQALA; encoded by the coding sequence ATGAAAATTCTTGTTGTTGATGATGATCGTTCGATTCTTGAATATTATAAGCATAAACTTAGAAACGTTGGAATCGTTGATGTTATTAGTGCAAGTAATGGGCGTGAAGCCTTAGATGTCCTGGAAAAGAATCAAGATATATTTCTTGTTCTCTCTGATATCTGTATGCCTGTAATGAGTGGGCTCGAATTTTGTAAAGAAGTTAAAAAGAAAAGAGAAGATCTTATTTTCTTTTTACTATCCTCTAAACTCTCTCTTTCCCCACGAGAAGTCTTAGATATTGGGGCTGATTATTTCTTTGTAAAACATTCTTCAATCGAAGATGAGCTCTTTAAAATTGTTGTGAAGTATTTTTTAAGGGCCCATGAACATTCACAGGCCCTTGCATAA
- a CDS encoding ribosome biogenesis GTPase Der has product MSKRSMVISLIGRPNVGKSSLFNRLLKKQHKAITHDMPGVTRDRHYGIAKFDDLANEQECETILVDTGGFYPQKIEEKRSDSSISNDDMYADKFFNIMTEHAEMAIQESDLVLFVVDVREGVLPFDEQIARYIRTQRKDFWLIVNKFDSDKQWGDEVDFYSLGLDPENMFMVSSAHGLGVQELRERIHGKLANYQTNNETLVSGHLQKGVTPREQVVSRVALIGAPNAGKSTLLNHLVGSKRALVSDIPGTTVDPIEGYFDLYFGKESKELNEDMNIFKQDGLLFKQYEDFRKNNPDVYESMINSYNREESADKSNGIRHLEDDMLLDGLVDNFEGEYDQFSEEDFSEEDVYVDDDFSSAESDDENLDRLYSQVFESDESEQDEQQDEQDEQQDSESQQLDEEIDEGSFWRSLHVVDTAGIRRQKSVKGFIEEQSVYRSLRCITESDIVIYMIDATKGMGHQDRRLLDIALEKGKSVIVCLNKIDLLGDELKDEKAKREWLKDLRRDVPWLYFCDLIPISAKYGKRVKQLRNAMKKTVLIRKRQIPTSALNRYIFDLIERHPIVTKGAKGKRFKVKYTSMVKTSPPTFLFFTNKSQGIPDSYRRYLKNGLRDAFEFDNTPIHLIFRTGNDLAKRMKKSKLAKEINFD; this is encoded by the coding sequence ATGAGTAAAAGATCTATGGTTATTTCCTTAATTGGAAGACCAAACGTGGGAAAGAGTTCTCTCTTTAACCGTTTATTGAAAAAACAACATAAGGCCATCACACATGATATGCCAGGAGTTACGAGAGATCGTCACTATGGGATTGCCAAGTTTGATGATCTTGCTAATGAACAAGAGTGTGAAACGATCCTGGTTGATACTGGTGGTTTCTATCCACAAAAGATTGAAGAAAAAAGAAGTGATTCAAGTATCAGCAATGATGATATGTATGCTGATAAATTCTTCAATATTATGACTGAGCATGCTGAAATGGCCATTCAGGAGTCTGATTTGGTTCTTTTTGTCGTAGATGTGCGTGAAGGTGTTCTTCCTTTTGATGAACAAATCGCTCGTTATATTCGAACACAAAGAAAAGACTTTTGGCTGATTGTGAACAAGTTTGATTCTGATAAACAATGGGGTGATGAAGTTGACTTCTACTCTCTCGGTCTCGACCCTGAGAATATGTTTATGGTCTCTTCTGCACACGGTTTAGGAGTGCAAGAGTTACGTGAGAGAATTCACGGAAAACTTGCGAATTATCAGACAAATAATGAGACACTCGTTAGTGGGCATTTACAAAAAGGTGTTACACCAAGAGAACAAGTTGTTTCACGTGTGGCCCTCATTGGTGCTCCTAATGCTGGAAAGTCTACTCTTCTTAACCACCTCGTTGGTTCAAAAAGGGCCCTTGTATCCGATATTCCTGGGACTACTGTTGATCCAATTGAAGGTTACTTTGATCTTTATTTTGGAAAGGAATCTAAGGAATTGAATGAAGATATGAATATCTTTAAACAAGATGGACTTCTCTTTAAGCAATACGAAGACTTCAGAAAAAATAACCCAGATGTCTATGAGTCGATGATCAATTCTTATAACCGTGAAGAAAGCGCAGATAAGAGTAATGGGATTCGCCACTTAGAAGATGATATGCTTCTCGATGGTCTTGTTGATAATTTTGAAGGAGAGTACGATCAATTTTCTGAAGAAGATTTTTCTGAGGAAGACGTTTATGTTGATGATGATTTCTCTTCGGCCGAAAGTGATGATGAAAATCTCGATCGTCTTTACTCTCAAGTCTTTGAAAGCGATGAGAGCGAACAAGATGAACAACAGGACGAGCAAGATGAGCAACAAGACTCTGAGTCACAACAACTAGATGAAGAAATCGATGAAGGAAGTTTTTGGCGCTCTCTACACGTTGTCGATACAGCGGGGATTCGTCGTCAAAAATCAGTAAAAGGCTTCATTGAAGAGCAATCTGTTTATCGCTCACTTCGTTGTATTACAGAATCTGATATTGTCATCTATATGATTGATGCAACCAAAGGAATGGGGCACCAAGATCGTCGCCTTCTCGATATTGCCCTTGAAAAAGGTAAGTCAGTTATTGTTTGTCTCAATAAGATTGATCTTTTAGGAGACGAGCTTAAAGACGAAAAGGCAAAAAGAGAGTGGTTAAAAGATCTTCGCCGTGATGTTCCTTGGCTTTATTTCTGTGATCTCATTCCTATTTCTGCAAAGTATGGAAAGAGAGTAAAACAACTTAGAAATGCCATGAAAAAAACGGTTCTCATTAGAAAGCGCCAGATTCCAACATCGGCCCTTAACCGCTATATTTTTGATCTCATTGAAAGACACCCTATTGTTACTAAGGGAGCAAAGGGGAAGCGTTTTAAAGTTAAGTATACGTCTATGGTAAAGACGAGTCCTCCTACTTTTCTTTTCTTTACCAATAAGTCTCAGGGAATTCCTGATAGCTATCGTCGTTATCTTAAAAATGGTCTTCGTGATGCTTTCGAATTTGATAATACACCAATTCATTTGATCTTTAGAACGGGTAATGATCTCGCTAAGAGAATGAAAAAATCTAAGCTCGCTAAAGAAATCAACTTTGATTAA
- the era gene encoding GTPase Era has product MLIEHQHPDNKSIMVAILGAPNVGKSSMINYLLGLDLSIVTNKAQTTRNKFHCVFTVDHTEVILVDTPGLHKSNQELNKRLNEQAREGTEGADINLLLIDLSKEIFPQITEFKENIQRELGETWIVFTKSDRIENAEALPLAEVFEKAKEVLPELTKFFVVSSKSGDNMHALTGALCDSAKPGPHLYDGGEISNKNERFFATEYIREQAFELLKDEIPYEVAVVVDEYKDMRQRDEFDRGKKPSVTAFISATILVNRPSQRAIVVGSKGTMIKEIGTRSRKKIEAMVAGKVHLNLHVKVSPKWFKNNFVLEELGLPRAQDSNRVWRKR; this is encoded by the coding sequence ATGCTTATTGAACATCAACACCCGGATAATAAATCGATTATGGTTGCTATTCTTGGAGCTCCAAACGTTGGTAAAAGTTCTATGATTAATTATCTTCTAGGGCTAGATTTAAGTATTGTTACTAATAAAGCACAGACAACGAGAAATAAATTTCACTGTGTTTTCACTGTTGATCATACGGAAGTTATTCTCGTTGATACTCCGGGTCTGCATAAGTCGAATCAAGAACTAAACAAAAGGCTTAATGAACAGGCGAGAGAGGGAACTGAAGGTGCCGATATCAATCTTCTTTTAATTGATCTATCAAAAGAGATCTTTCCTCAAATTACAGAATTTAAAGAAAATATTCAAAGAGAACTTGGAGAGACTTGGATTGTCTTTACGAAATCTGATCGTATCGAAAATGCTGAGGCCTTACCTCTTGCTGAAGTTTTTGAAAAAGCAAAAGAAGTTCTTCCTGAGCTTACAAAGTTTTTTGTTGTATCATCTAAGTCTGGGGATAATATGCACGCACTAACAGGTGCTCTTTGTGATAGTGCGAAACCAGGTCCACACCTTTACGATGGTGGAGAAATCTCAAATAAGAATGAGAGATTTTTTGCAACGGAATACATTCGTGAGCAGGCCTTCGAACTTTTAAAAGATGAAATTCCATATGAAGTTGCTGTCGTTGTTGATGAATACAAAGACATGAGACAAAGAGATGAATTTGATAGAGGGAAAAAGCCAAGTGTTACGGCCTTTATTTCTGCGACAATCCTTGTGAACCGTCCATCTCAAAGGGCCATTGTTGTTGGTTCTAAGGGAACAATGATTAAAGAAATCGGGACGCGTTCGAGAAAGAAAATTGAGGCCATGGTCGCTGGTAAAGTTCATCTAAACTTACACGTAAAAGTTTCACCAAAGTGGTTTAAAAACAACTTTGTACTTGAAGAGCTTGGACTTCCAAGAGCTCAAGATTCAAATCGTGTTTGGAGAAAAAGATAA
- the rnc gene encoding ribonuclease III, producing the protein MTFNSLVKDYAFENDDAKCLSGWVQGINAFYKGRSSAPLPYQDFKKALLEHEILDSFIQKNSLEKLERELLCEALTHKSLVHEMKPLANKSYERLEFLGDTVLSLIVSTTLYSDIHDFSEGELSKMRGALVNEKTLAKIAELMGVSEVALVGKGEFLKRGHFNESVMADIVEALLGASYLTGGLGFAKSFFSHLCELFKSKYNMDFFSPDQLLEFDSKSKLQELTMKMFTETPLYRVIDQSETGFVIELVICDKVICKASGKSKKEAEHQCAKKCLKEKLYNF; encoded by the coding sequence ATGACCTTTAATTCACTCGTGAAAGATTACGCATTTGAAAATGATGATGCAAAGTGTCTTTCTGGTTGGGTACAAGGTATCAATGCTTTTTATAAAGGACGCTCTTCGGCACCACTTCCTTATCAAGACTTTAAAAAAGCTCTTCTCGAGCATGAAATCCTCGATTCATTCATACAAAAGAACTCTTTAGAAAAGTTGGAGCGTGAGCTTCTTTGTGAAGCACTTACTCACAAATCTTTGGTTCATGAAATGAAGCCTCTCGCTAACAAAAGCTATGAGCGCCTTGAGTTTCTCGGTGATACAGTTCTTTCTCTCATTGTTAGCACAACTCTTTATAGTGACATTCACGACTTTTCTGAGGGTGAGCTTTCAAAAATGAGAGGGGCGCTAGTAAATGAAAAGACTCTCGCAAAGATTGCTGAGCTTATGGGAGTGTCCGAAGTTGCACTTGTAGGTAAGGGTGAATTCCTAAAAAGAGGTCATTTTAATGAAAGTGTCATGGCCGATATTGTTGAAGCCCTTTTAGGAGCAAGTTATTTAACAGGTGGTCTAGGTTTTGCTAAAAGCTTTTTTAGTCACCTTTGTGAGCTATTTAAAAGTAAATACAATATGGATTTTTTCAGTCCTGATCAGCTCTTAGAATTCGATTCAAAATCTAAATTACAAGAATTAACAATGAAAATGTTTACAGAGACACCTCTTTATCGAGTGATCGATCAAAGTGAAACGGGCTTTGTTATTGAACTTGTTATTTGCGATAAGGTTATTTGTAAGGCCAGTGGGAAATCTAAGAAAGAGGCCGAGCACCAATGTGCAAAAAAATGCTTAAAAGAAAAACTATATAATTTTTAA
- a CDS encoding tyrosine-type recombinase/integrase, which produces MDNHFNKENLKNWQNNFFKLMDANGKSPNTIKNYKTDLQCFNNYLMHKQGHLDISGFEISHIKDYGAYLDNKYNSHNSRRRRVQALRLFFDYLVERGAFNSNPVRKLPTSPKFLDIPRPTPFIDVKTLWVHLLEEEKNESDMAKLLALRNQVIMLLIYGAGLKVSDLQNITTAQIFKGTSPRVLIHHPKRDSYTIPLPAITSLVFDRYLELLNTFKKKDNLEFNELLFNANPYRILSGGLSARGLEIVFEELRKKLMITLTPKSLRQACIFKWLGQDKADNLIKEWLGLAPSYSLKLYKEHMSSHIYHDTFLEELYKNNLSKTN; this is translated from the coding sequence ATGGACAATCATTTCAATAAAGAAAATTTAAAAAACTGGCAAAACAACTTTTTCAAGCTCATGGATGCCAATGGAAAAAGTCCAAATACCATTAAAAATTACAAAACAGACTTGCAGTGCTTTAACAACTACCTTATGCACAAACAGGGGCATCTCGATATCAGTGGCTTTGAGATTTCTCATATTAAAGACTACGGAGCCTATCTAGATAATAAGTACAACTCACATAATTCAAGAAGAAGACGTGTTCAGGCACTTCGCCTTTTCTTTGATTACCTCGTTGAAAGAGGAGCCTTTAATTCTAACCCAGTGAGAAAACTTCCAACCTCTCCAAAATTTCTCGATATCCCGCGCCCAACGCCTTTTATCGATGTAAAAACACTTTGGGTTCACTTACTTGAAGAAGAGAAAAACGAGAGTGACATGGCCAAGCTCTTGGCCTTAAGAAATCAAGTGATCATGCTTCTTATCTATGGAGCAGGTCTCAAAGTGAGTGATCTTCAAAATATTACGACGGCCCAAATTTTTAAGGGAACAAGTCCAAGAGTGCTTATTCATCATCCAAAACGCGACTCTTACACAATTCCACTCCCGGCCATTACAAGTCTAGTTTTTGATCGCTACTTAGAACTACTCAATACTTTCAAAAAGAAAGATAACTTAGAATTTAATGAACTTCTTTTTAATGCGAATCCTTATAGAATCCTCTCTGGAGGACTTTCTGCACGAGGGCTTGAGATTGTTTTTGAAGAGCTTAGAAAAAAGCTTATGATAACACTCACACCCAAGTCTCTAAGACAGGCCTGTATCTTCAAATGGCTTGGGCAAGATAAGGCCGATAACCTTATCAAGGAATGGCTTGGACTAGCACCCTCTTATTCTTTAAAACTCTATAAAGAACACATGTCATCACATATCTACCACGATACATTTCTAGAAGAACTTTATAAAAATAACTTATCTAAGACGAATTAG
- the fsa gene encoding fructose-6-phosphate aldolase, with protein sequence MDFFLDTGIISEIEEAATWGIIDGVTTNPSLIAQTGRTQEEVITDITKIIDGPISAEVISTEREAMIKEGAKLAEINENIVIKLPLTIDGISACKWFSDNNINTNVTLCFSANQALLAAKNGATYISPFLGRLDDISHDGVQLINEIRQVYDNYGFQTQILAASIRHPMHVKECALIGADVATMPIKVVKQLFKHQLTDQGLEQFLKDHANANK encoded by the coding sequence ATGGACTTTTTCCTAGATACAGGAATCATCTCAGAAATTGAAGAAGCGGCCACATGGGGAATCATTGATGGTGTAACGACAAACCCATCACTTATCGCTCAAACAGGACGCACTCAAGAAGAGGTCATCACAGATATTACTAAGATTATTGATGGTCCAATTTCAGCGGAAGTTATCTCAACAGAAAGAGAAGCGATGATTAAAGAAGGTGCAAAACTTGCTGAGATCAATGAAAATATCGTTATTAAACTTCCTCTAACAATCGATGGAATCTCTGCTTGTAAGTGGTTTTCTGACAATAATATCAACACGAACGTCACACTTTGTTTCTCGGCCAACCAGGCCCTTTTAGCTGCGAAAAATGGAGCAACTTATATTTCTCCATTCCTAGGTCGTCTTGACGATATTTCACATGATGGTGTTCAGCTCATCAACGAAATCAGACAAGTTTACGATAACTATGGATTTCAAACTCAAATCCTAGCAGCTTCAATTCGCCACCCAATGCACGTTAAAGAATGTGCTCTTATTGGTGCCGATGTTGCAACAATGCCTATCAAGGTTGTTAAACAACTTTTCAAGCATCAGCTCACTGATCAAGGACTTGAGCAATTCCTTAAAGATCACGCTAATGCGAACAAATAA
- a CDS encoding matrixin family metalloprotease translates to MKSYLFTLLMLIALVSCTGGDDESPTIQGGQTAEVKNKWQDTAFPLSIELSTDFDSFYDSDDTVDGKDPIERMMALWNDSHPQLTFFNDPSKVVNYEPSTSATYKDGLIGIYLSHSWYDDFSSSALAVTQYWATSSGLIIHGDIIFNNRDYTFSTDTTTDGGYDLATVALHELGHLIGLKHTAWWEYPSIMGDSLGAQEVKQEVYDVDKENLTELYPSTTALALSKSIQNLRIEKQDDTDEKVYRGVIELHPDGTCYHYLENELIETHETNL, encoded by the coding sequence TTGAAATCTTACCTATTCACTCTGTTAATGCTGATCGCACTAGTCTCTTGTACTGGTGGTGATGACGAGTCCCCAACAATTCAAGGTGGGCAAACTGCAGAAGTCAAAAATAAATGGCAAGACACGGCCTTCCCTCTAAGTATCGAACTATCTACAGATTTTGATTCTTTCTATGATTCTGATGACACCGTTGATGGAAAAGATCCCATTGAAAGAATGATGGCGCTTTGGAATGACTCTCATCCACAACTTACATTTTTCAATGACCCTTCAAAAGTTGTAAATTATGAACCATCTACTTCGGCCACTTACAAAGATGGTCTTATTGGAATTTATCTCTCACATAGCTGGTACGATGATTTTTCTTCAAGTGCTCTTGCTGTGACTCAATACTGGGCGACAAGCTCTGGTTTGATTATTCATGGTGATATTATTTTTAATAATAGAGACTATACGTTTTCAACTGATACGACTACAGATGGTGGCTACGATCTTGCGACAGTGGCCCTACATGAGCTAGGACATTTAATAGGACTTAAGCATACTGCTTGGTGGGAGTATCCAAGTATTATGGGTGATAGCTTAGGTGCACAAGAAGTCAAACAAGAAGTTTACGATGTCGATAAAGAAAACCTCACAGAACTCTACCCTTCGACGACGGCCTTAGCACTATCAAAGTCAATTCAAAACCTTCGAATTGAAAAACAAGATGATACTGATGAAAAAGTTTACCGCGGAGTCATTGAACTCCATCCCGATGGTACTTGCTATCACTATCTAGAAAATGAGCTCATTGAAACACATGAAACAAATCTCTAA